Within the Dolichospermum compactum NIES-806 genome, the region CCAACATCACCCCATTTCCCAAATCTTCCACAAAGTAATTTGCTGAGTGGTTGCGTTTGTTGATAATACTTCCTTTATTGTTGGTGGTGACAACTTCAAAAGTGAAAGTTTTGAGATGATTATTTTGTGATTGAATACCTAAAAACGTAAACCATTCTGTAATAGACTGAGGACGGTTTTGATAATCTAACTCCATTCCCTTGAGAATAGCATCATTTACCTTTTGACTAATTTGAGAATTGTATTTTTGCGGTGGTTCAATCGCCATTTTCATGTCTAGCATAATCTTAGCATTCAGATAAGGACTAGGCAGAGGAATGAAAGGAGGTTCATGAACGGCGATAATTACATATAATGTGGCTGCTAAAGCATAGATATCTAAAGCCGGCGTGAAATTACTTCTATTTTCAAATTGTTCTGGTGGTGCAAAAACCGGAGTTTTGGCATTTGTTAAACTCATCAATTCCGCAAAGTTGACTTCTCTAGCTAAACCAAAATCAATTAATATGGCTTGATTGTCAGATTCTCGCAGTAAAATATTCGCAGGTTTAATATCTCGGTGCAGATAATTACGACTATGAATATAACTTAAAGCCTCTCCAATGCCTTTAATAATTCCTAAACCTGCACTTTCACTAAAAATACCATTCGCGTATAAATATTGTTCTAAATTTTTGCCTTTGACATATTCCATCACCATACAAGATAAACCATTTTCTTGAAACAGTTCAGGATACACTTTGACAATGTGAGGATGATCAAAGGTAGCTAATACCATCGCTTCGGTGTTAAACTTGTCCTGTTCTTCTGCTAGAAAATCTCCAAAACTATCGGTATTACCATATTTATCTCGATAGCGTTGTTTCAAAAAGGAGACGTTGAGGCTTTTGATAGCTACTTCTTTTTTGCGTTTATGATCTTGCGCTAAATAGGTAATACCAAATCCTCCCTGTCCTAGAGTATCAATAATTTCGTATTGTCCTTTTTTGAGTAGTTGCCCTGGGGTAAAATAAGCCATAATAAAATTTAATTTGTCTGAATCAGGATGTCCAGGATTTGAGGATAAGAGGAAAATAATTATGTTGGTGGTTGAAAAGTCTATATATATGGGCGCACACTTTTCCACCCATAACATAAATATAATACAAGCTTTGAGATTTGTCAAGTCTTAATTGTCTGAATCAGGATATCCAGGATTTGAGGATTTTCAGGATGTGATTTAAAGATTGTTTTTGAGGAAGTGGTGATTTTTTTGTCTGATAGCGAAGTGTGGCGCAAGCCATATCAGGATGTCCAGGATTTCAGGATAAAGAGGAAAATAATTATATTGGTGGTTGAAAAGCCTATATATATGGGCGCACACTTTTCCACTCATAACATAAATATAATACAAGCTTTGAGATTTGTCAAGTCTTGATGTGAATTAAATTGTCTGAATCAGGATGTCCGGGATTTGAGGATTTAGAGGATAAAGAGGAAAATAATTATGTTGGTAAGTAGTGAGACAGAATTAGTTACACAATGTCATTGCGTTAGCGCAGCGTGGCGTTAGCTATATGGAACGAAGTGAAATGAAGCAATTCCAAGGGTTGTGATTGCTTCCCTTCGCTCGCAATGACTGTAAATATTTTTGTCCAATTACTTAGTTGAAAAGAACAGGAAAATCAGTTATGTAATTAATTCCGTCTCATTACTTAAAATCTATAGCGGTTCTCAATCGCTGCGCCTCTGCGCCTCTGCGTGCAAAAAATCATCCCATGACACCAAATCCAGGGAGTTTATGTAGAGATGTTGCAAAGATAAGATTTTCTGAAGAAAGAGCTTATTTGCCCCCTAAAATTAAAGATTATTCTATAAACTTACTCGCGTCAGAGGAGGTATTCATGAGCCGTCCAATTATTCTGGGTATTGTTGGTGATAGTGCTGCGGGGAAAACAACTCTGACTAGAGGGATTGCTCAGGTATTAGGTCCTGAAAATGTGACTATTATCTGTACAGACGATTACCACCGTTACGATCGCACACAAAGGGCAGAACTCGGCATTACAGCCCTCCATCCTGATTGTAACTACCTGGATATCATGCAGCAACATTTATCGCTGCTACGGACAGGACAGGCGATTCTCAAGCCGGTTTACAGCCATAAAACAGGCACATTTGAGCCGCCACAATATATTAAGCCGAGTAAATTTGTGATTATTGAAGGGTTACTAGGTTATTCTACCCGTGTAGCCCGTGATGCTTATGATGTTAAAGTCTATCTTGCTCCTCCTGAATCGCTACGTGCTGATTGGAAGGTGAAACGGGATACTCAAAAGCGCGGTTATACTCCAGAACAGGTATTAGCGGAGTTAGACAAGCGCGAACCAGATTCAGAAATGTATATCCGTCCTCAGCGGCAATGGTCAGATATCGTGGTCAGTTTCTATCCTCCCAATGATGAAATTGATGAAACTAACGGACATTTAAATGTGCGCTTGGTGCTGCGTCCTTCCATTCCCCACCCTGATTTTACGGAAATTATTCACGCTGGTCATGGTGATTCCCAGTCAGCTATCCGTTTGGGACTGGATAGAGATATGGGAAAACCAGTGGATGTTTTAGAGGTGGACGGTCATGCAACTTTGGAACAGGTGAATAAAATCGAACGGATTATGTGTAATGATATGCCGCATTTGAATAGTGTCTGCGATCGCGAAAGTAATCCAGAATTGGGTAAAATTGCGGGTACAACTGGAGAAACACTGCAAAGTTATCCTCTCGCCCTGACTCAGTTAATTATTACCTACCATATGCTCAAAGCTACGCAAATTCACCAGTAAGTAATTCAGGGTAATCTCTACAAAAAATAAAGATATTGTCAATGCGGAATAATTGTGACCAAAAATAAGGGATAAATAAAGATAGCTCTACCCAATTATTCCCAATTCAAAATCCCCAATTGGTATGACTTATTGCCTGAGAATAGCTGACTTACCGGAAAATGAACGCCCCCGTGAAAGGTTAATGACTTACGGACCGAAGATTTTAGCCACAGCGGAATTAATCGCTATTTTGCTGGGTACTGGTCAAGGACCTGGTAAACTCTCAGCAGTTGGTTTAGGGCAATATATATTACAGGAATTGAGTAAAGGTCAGTGTGACCCCTTAGCTGCTTTACGAAATGTCTCCCCCGCTGAATTAATGGAAATCCCCGGTGTGGGACCAGCAAAAGCAACAACCATTTTGGCTGCAATTGAATTGGGTAAACGCACTTTTTTATCCCGTCCTTCCGACGGAACAGTAATTGATAGTCCCATTGCTGCGGCTGCAGTGCTGAGTCAAGACTTGATGTGGCAAAATCAAGAAAGATTTGCCGTATTGTTATTGGACGTGAAAAATAAGTTATTAGGCACAAAGGTAATTACAATTGGGACGGCCACAGAAACTTTAGCCTCTCCCCGTGATATCTTTCGAGAAGTGATTCGTCAAGGTGCTACCAGGGTAATAGTTGCCCATAATCACCCTTCTGGGTGTTTAGAACCCAGTGAAGCAGATATAGAATTGACTCGTCAATTATTAGCCGGGGCAGAACTATTAGCTATTTCCATTTTAGATCATTTAATCTTAGGTAATGGCACTCATCAGAGTTTAAGAGAAATTACAACTTTATGGGATGATTGTCCTCAAGTTGATTGATATTTCTACCTTTTTTGTTCAACCTGTTCTAGTTCCTCATCTGTGCGTGCATTGGGGTTTTTAGGACGCTTAATAGTAGGAAATAAGTTAAGAGCAAAATTATTCAAGGCTATCCGGGTTTGAGCGCTGGATTTCCCTAACTCACCGGGTAAAACCTTATCTCCCAAAGTTATAAAGAGAATAAAACCAATGATAAAAAAAGGGTATGTATCGTTTCATCTTCAATTCCTCGCCAATTAGAGATTGCAATTGATAACTGTCCCTATAAAATGCCCAAATCATCATCAAAACAATAACTCACAAATAATATTTTTTCCGAATCTAATGTTCAAATAACATGATCTAACAAAATTTCTCACCTGTTAATTTCTACTATTGAGCCAAATATCTGCAATTAATGGAGTATAATCTGTAAAATCAGGATATATTATTGAACATGGATTTTATCACCATTTTAGGATTACTTGCAGGGGCATTAACTACTATTGCCTTTTTACCACAAATGTTCCAAATATGGCGCACAAAATCAGCAAAAGATGTTTCTTATGTGATGCTGATTGTCTTCATGAGTGGCTTGTTTCTGTGGTTAGTCTATGGGATTATTCTCGGCGCTTTCCCCGTTATTCTCGCTAATGGGGTGACATTAT harbors:
- the radC gene encoding RadC family protein → MTYCLRIADLPENERPRERLMTYGPKILATAELIAILLGTGQGPGKLSAVGLGQYILQELSKGQCDPLAALRNVSPAELMEIPGVGPAKATTILAAIELGKRTFLSRPSDGTVIDSPIAAAAVLSQDLMWQNQERFAVLLLDVKNKLLGTKVITIGTATETLASPRDIFREVIRQGATRVIVAHNHPSGCLEPSEADIELTRQLLAGAELLAISILDHLILGNGTHQSLREITTLWDDCPQVD
- a CDS encoding SemiSWEET transporter, translating into MDFITILGLLAGALTTIAFLPQMFQIWRTKSAKDVSYVMLIVFMSGLFLWLVYGIILGAFPVILANGVTLCFNLIILWLKIKYR
- a CDS encoding phosphoribulokinase; this encodes MSRPIILGIVGDSAAGKTTLTRGIAQVLGPENVTIICTDDYHRYDRTQRAELGITALHPDCNYLDIMQQHLSLLRTGQAILKPVYSHKTGTFEPPQYIKPSKFVIIEGLLGYSTRVARDAYDVKVYLAPPESLRADWKVKRDTQKRGYTPEQVLAELDKREPDSEMYIRPQRQWSDIVVSFYPPNDEIDETNGHLNVRLVLRPSIPHPDFTEIIHAGHGDSQSAIRLGLDRDMGKPVDVLEVDGHATLEQVNKIERIMCNDMPHLNSVCDRESNPELGKIAGTTGETLQSYPLALTQLIITYHMLKATQIHQ